One window of Hippoglossus stenolepis isolate QCI-W04-F060 chromosome 1, HSTE1.2, whole genome shotgun sequence genomic DNA carries:
- the LOC118113892 gene encoding proteasome subunit alpha type-4, whose translation MSRRYDSRTTIFSPEGRLYQVEYAMEAIGHAGTCLGILANDGVLLAAERRNIHKLLDEVFFSEKIYKLNEDMACSVAGITSDANVLTNELRLIAQRYLLQYQEPIPCEQLVTALCDIKQAYTQFGGKRPFGVSLLYMGWDKHYGFQLYQSDPSGNYGGWKATCIGNNSAAAVSMLKQDFKEGEMTLSSALALAVKVLNKTMDVSKLSAEKVEIATLTREDGKTKIKVLKQKEVEVLIKRHEAEEAKAEKDKKDKEQKEKDK comes from the exons ATG TCTCGCAGATATGATTCTCGGACAACTATATTTTCCCCTGAAg GGCGCCTGTATCAGGTGGAGTACGCCATGGAAGCCATCGGTCATGCTGGCACATGTCTGGGGATTCTAGCGAATGACGGCGTGCTCTTAGCAGCAGAGAGACGCAACATCCACAAACTGCTTGATGAGGTTTTCTTCTCTGAGAAGATCTACAAGCTCAATGA AGACATGGCGTGCAGTGTTGCTGGGATCACTTCAGATGCCAATGTACTGACAAATGAGCTGCGGCTAATTGCACAGAG ATATTTATTGCAGTACCAGGAGCCCATTCCCTGTGAGCAGCTGGTGACAGCTCTGTGTGACATCAAGCAAGCCTACACACAATTTGGAG GAAAGAGGCCGTTTGGTGTTTCTCTGCTGTACATGGGTTGGGACAAACACTACGGTTTCCAGCTGTACCAGAGTGACCCCAGCGGCAACTACGGAGGCTGGAAGGCAACGTGCATCGGCAACAACAGcgct GCTGCCGTGTCCATGCTGAAGCAGGACttcaaagagggagagatgactCTGTCCTCTGCTTTGGCTCTGGCCGTCAAAGTCCTCAACAAAACGATGGATGTCAGCAAGCTCTCAGCAGAAAAAG TGGAGATCGCCACCCTGACGCGGGAAGACGGGAAAACCAAAATCAAGGTTCTTAAACAGAAAGAGGTCGAGGTGCTCATCAAGCGGCACGAGGCCGAAGAGGCCAAGGCTGAGAAGGACAAGAAGGAcaaggagcagaaggagaaggacaaatga
- the LOC118112911 gene encoding solute carrier family 25 member 44, with protein MQQKRNIQIIEWEDLDKRKFYSFGVFMTMTIRATVYPATLIRTRLQVQRGKSLYGGTFDAFFKIVRAEGVRGLYRGFMVNSFTLISGQAYITTYELVRRYVSQYTEDNTMKSLVAGGSASLVAQSITVPIDVVSQQLMMQGQGAHLSRFQLNSNTEAGKPKILFGQTRNIMSQIYAADGCRGFYRGYAASLITYIPNSAVWWPFYHFYAEQLSKLAPSDCPHLLLQGMAGPLAAATASTVTNPMDVVRTRVQVEGRNSVIETFRQLIKEEGFCGLTKGLSARIISSTPTAIVMVVGYETLKKMSLRPELVDSRHW; from the exons ATGCAGCAGAAAAGAAACATCCAGATCATCGAGTGGGAGGACCTCGACAAGAGGAAGTTCTACTCTTTCGGGGTGTTCATGACGATGACCATCCGTGCCACGGTCTACCCGGCAACACTCATCCGCACGCGGTTGCAGGTGCAGAGGGGCAAGTCGCTCTATGGCGGCACTTTTGACGCCTTCTTCAAGATCGTGCGGGCGGAGGGCGTACGGGGCCTCTACCGTGGCTTCATGGTCAACTCCTTCACGCTCATCTCAGGCCAGGCTTACATAACCACCTACGAACTGGTGAGAAGGTATGTCTCCCAGTATACAGAGGACAACACGATGAAGTCGCTGGTGGCCGGCGGCTCGGCTTCACTGGTTGCTCAGAGCATCACCGTTCCCATAGATGTCGTCTCCCAGCAGCTGATGATGCAGGGCCAAGGGGCGCACCTCTCCCGCTTTCAACTCAACTCTAACACAGAGGCGGGAAAGCCCAAAATACTGTTCGGCCAAACCAGGAACATTATGAGTCAGATTTATGCTGCTGATGGTTGCCGGGGCTTCTACAGAGGATACGCTGCTTCTTTAATCACTTACATCCCCAACAGTGCGGTCTGGTGGCCTTTCTATCATTTTTATGCTG AGCAACTCTCCAAACTGGCTCCCAGTGACTGTCCTCATCTGCTTCTACAAGGCATGGCTGGACCTCTcgctgctgccactgcctcAACGGTCACCAACCCAATGGATGTGGTTCGAACCAGAGTACAG gtCGAAGGCAGGAATTCAGTCATTGAGACGTTCAGACAGCTGATCAAAGAGGAGGGCTTCTGTGGTTTGACCAAAGGACTGTCGGCTCGCATCATTTCATCCACACCCACTGCCATCGTCATGGTGGTCGGCTACGAGACTCTAAAGAAAATGAGTTTGCGACCGGAGCTGGTGGATTCGAGACACTGGTAA